Proteins from one Leptospira johnsonii genomic window:
- a CDS encoding TonB-dependent receptor has protein sequence MHKRPKRIGKILHLGLFLFSIQIFSQENQKTETSTVKVVGKTSSNSQPENFRKNPTGFQTSIDLDQYSARYTNLPDVLEREAGVRIRRYGGLGSYSTLSLRGTNPNQTRIFIDGVPFNNAQGGEVNLADLPFDNLQSIEVYRSGAPVGFSGSAIGGSVNLVTRTGSGPPKTRVNIGAGSFNTGKGSITHTGTYGGIGTSVFLLGEKSDQNFSYLNNHGTLLVNPLDDTIDRRRNAQYERTSGMLGLSGDIGATKIKFWNDLNYRFHGIPGPASNQTQQVHRRYLRNTSSLGTDTKGLFDGLLRLETRAFTSFTNDDLFDPKSEFSKGTPNSTAHMGQSGFQITPTLYLLEYYQILKFHAGVERETFERSRSTPQNIDLKYEPGKTRTYTTFQVEDEFRFLDGKLVLTTGVSWDSYRDKFQSDEPWYRKQNPFASSIKTTEFSNPKTGLLWRFWEKENYSLEFKSNIARQYRIPSFLELFGEVGTIIANDSLKPERSENADAGITGKYKNGELKSNITISYFRKRIKDMILFIPNSQFTLRPENVDSARIDGAEVSHKTEYKGWKFLLEYTYQEAINTSPAPYLNGKYLPLRPKHEISGTVAYRGKTWELGFEGVYVGAVFKDRTNEYVNYQPARQIWNAYLTLVLYSFPEEEDPTKKGEKTPKELLLSIDVRNMGDKRVEDIVGYPLPGRNWFITLSGRF, from the coding sequence ATGCACAAAAGACCCAAACGAATCGGTAAGATCCTTCATCTAGGGCTCTTTCTATTTTCCATTCAAATATTTTCCCAAGAGAACCAAAAGACGGAGACTTCCACTGTAAAAGTGGTGGGAAAGACCAGCTCAAATTCTCAACCCGAAAATTTCAGAAAGAATCCAACTGGTTTCCAAACTTCCATTGATCTGGACCAATACAGTGCACGTTATACGAATCTTCCCGACGTTTTAGAAAGAGAAGCAGGAGTCCGGATCAGAAGATACGGAGGACTAGGTTCTTATTCTACACTTTCACTCAGAGGGACGAATCCGAATCAAACCAGGATCTTTATAGACGGAGTTCCCTTTAATAATGCGCAAGGAGGAGAAGTAAACCTAGCAGATCTTCCCTTCGACAATTTACAAAGTATAGAAGTTTACAGAAGTGGTGCACCTGTCGGATTTTCAGGATCTGCAATCGGTGGAAGTGTAAATTTAGTCACAAGAACGGGATCGGGTCCGCCTAAAACTCGAGTAAATATAGGTGCTGGAAGTTTTAATACTGGAAAGGGTAGCATAACGCATACAGGGACTTATGGCGGGATCGGGACCAGTGTATTCTTATTGGGAGAAAAATCGGACCAAAACTTTTCTTATCTAAACAATCATGGAACCTTGCTCGTTAATCCTTTGGATGATACGATTGATAGAAGAAGGAACGCACAATACGAAAGGACTTCCGGTATGCTCGGACTCAGTGGGGATATCGGAGCTACTAAGATCAAATTTTGGAATGATCTAAATTATAGATTCCACGGAATTCCAGGTCCTGCAAGTAACCAGACCCAACAAGTACATCGCAGATATCTTAGAAATACTTCCTCTCTTGGAACGGATACAAAAGGTTTGTTCGACGGGTTATTAAGGTTGGAAACCCGAGCTTTCACTTCATTTACGAACGACGATCTATTCGATCCTAAATCGGAATTCTCCAAAGGAACTCCTAATTCTACGGCTCATATGGGACAGTCGGGATTTCAGATCACTCCTACACTTTATTTATTAGAATATTATCAAATTTTGAAATTCCATGCAGGGGTAGAAAGGGAAACTTTCGAAAGGTCCAGGAGTACACCTCAAAATATAGATTTAAAATACGAGCCCGGTAAAACTAGGACGTACACTACTTTTCAAGTGGAGGATGAATTCAGATTTTTAGATGGAAAATTGGTTTTGACCACGGGAGTTTCTTGGGATTCTTACCGGGATAAATTCCAATCCGACGAACCTTGGTATAGAAAACAGAACCCTTTCGCTTCTTCTATTAAAACTACCGAATTTTCGAATCCTAAAACGGGGCTTCTCTGGAGATTTTGGGAAAAGGAAAATTATTCTTTGGAATTCAAATCTAATATTGCAAGGCAATATAGGATCCCAAGTTTCTTGGAACTTTTCGGGGAAGTGGGGACGATCATAGCAAACGACTCACTCAAACCGGAAAGAAGTGAGAACGCGGATGCAGGCATCACGGGGAAATATAAAAACGGAGAACTCAAATCTAATATTACGATTTCCTATTTTAGAAAAAGGATCAAGGACATGATCCTATTCATTCCGAATTCTCAGTTTACCTTGAGACCCGAAAATGTGGACTCTGCTCGGATAGACGGTGCGGAAGTTTCTCATAAGACGGAATACAAGGGCTGGAAATTTTTATTAGAATATACATACCAAGAGGCGATCAATACTTCCCCCGCACCTTATTTAAACGGTAAATATCTACCTCTTAGGCCGAAACATGAGATTTCCGGGACCGTCGCATATAGAGGAAAAACCTGGGAACTTGGTTTTGAAGGTGTTTATGTAGGAGCGGTCTTCAAAGACAGGACAAACGAATATGTGAATTACCAACCCGCCCGTCAGATTTGGAACGCATATCTCACACTTGTATTGTATTCTTTTCCCGAGGAAGAGGATCCTACAAAAAAAGGAGAAAAGACTCCCAAAGAACTGCTCTTAAGTATAGATGTTAGGAATATGGGAGATAAAAGAGTAGAGGATATTGTAGGATATCCTCTGCCGGGAAGAAATTGGTTTATCACATTAAGCGGGAGGTTTTAA
- the lsa26 gene encoding surface adhesion protein Lsa26 has product MKRIPSLRFLLLGIFLLTTSSLSAAGTYSEGWTVAKLIQFESRGVIFESYEGLLEVYTINDSEACDEMKDECFVPAKQKIEFSVRPENADVVNFLSKNLNQEILVQYRIHRFEAIALSSDYEVVGAQLQEKSLPKGLPDKIVSKTKSGGKRNFSVTGRILSLEYKGTAIGTWEGLYLDETRNKVHPFSVTDEEIAAFATNALKFGLRYFLGVSVAYVTGWRDSHYDIYEINFKAPAGALEPTGKTQ; this is encoded by the coding sequence ATGAAACGAATTCCATCCTTAAGATTTCTTCTATTAGGGATCTTTCTTTTAACTACCTCATCCTTATCCGCGGCCGGAACTTATTCCGAGGGTTGGACAGTTGCCAAATTGATCCAATTCGAAAGCAGAGGGGTCATTTTCGAATCCTACGAAGGTCTTTTAGAAGTTTATACAATAAACGATTCAGAAGCTTGCGACGAAATGAAGGACGAATGTTTTGTTCCGGCAAAACAAAAGATCGAATTCAGCGTGCGTCCTGAAAATGCAGACGTTGTAAATTTCTTAAGTAAAAATTTAAACCAAGAAATTTTGGTCCAATATAGGATCCACAGATTCGAAGCAATCGCATTGTCTTCCGATTACGAAGTTGTAGGAGCACAACTTCAAGAGAAATCGCTTCCTAAGGGTCTTCCCGATAAGATCGTAAGCAAAACCAAATCCGGAGGAAAAAGGAATTTTTCCGTTACAGGCCGTATTCTAAGTTTAGAATATAAGGGAACCGCGATAGGGACTTGGGAAGGATTATATCTGGACGAGACCAGAAATAAAGTCCATCCTTTCTCAGTCACCGACGAAGAGATCGCAGCCTTCGCTACAAACGCTCTAAAATTCGGACTTAGATATTTCTTAGGAGTTTCTGTGGCTTATGTAACAGGTTGGAGAGATTCTCATTATGATATTTATGAGATCAATTTCAAAGCTCCTGCAGGAGCATTGGAACCTACCGGCAAAACCCAATAA
- a CDS encoding CapA family protein, whose protein sequence is MYRILVLSSLLGLSILFSECQPIESVEPETLKIKAVGDLVMGTNYPENKLPSDPRNTLFSQVEPSLRGADILFANFESTLTDYPHCAKNINRPLIFAFRTPPSYAKILKDVGFDIVSIANNHSLDFHQQGFEDTAKNLSEAGVRFTGKKGAITYMNVKGISVAWIGFSHMESAHNHVNQIEEGVALVKEAKKKAQLVFISVHGGAEGGPALHVKNEQERFYGEYRGNLVALSHALIDAGADLFIGHGPHLPRAFELYKGKLIAYSLGNFLGYRVFSTKGYGGYSLVLEADLDKQGNFIKGKIHSLQLSQNGIPAPDPDAKTTELIQSLTKSDFPGKGPKIQSDGSFHP, encoded by the coding sequence ATGTATAGAATCCTCGTATTGTCCTCTCTTTTGGGACTCTCAATTTTATTTTCCGAATGCCAACCGATCGAATCCGTAGAGCCGGAAACTTTGAAGATCAAAGCGGTGGGAGATTTGGTCATGGGAACCAATTATCCGGAGAATAAACTTCCTTCCGATCCTAGAAACACTTTGTTCTCTCAGGTGGAACCTAGTTTGAGAGGGGCAGATATACTATTTGCTAATTTTGAAAGTACTCTGACCGACTATCCTCATTGTGCCAAGAATATCAATCGTCCTCTTATATTTGCTTTTAGAACTCCTCCATCATATGCAAAAATCCTAAAGGATGTTGGATTCGATATAGTTTCGATTGCCAACAACCATAGTTTGGATTTTCACCAACAAGGTTTTGAGGATACCGCTAAAAATCTTTCAGAAGCAGGAGTTCGATTCACCGGAAAAAAAGGCGCGATCACTTATATGAACGTAAAAGGGATTTCCGTGGCTTGGATTGGATTCAGTCATATGGAAAGCGCTCATAACCATGTGAACCAAATAGAAGAAGGTGTAGCTCTCGTAAAGGAAGCTAAGAAAAAAGCGCAGCTTGTATTCATCTCCGTTCATGGAGGAGCAGAAGGTGGACCTGCTTTACACGTAAAAAACGAACAGGAAAGATTTTACGGAGAATATAGAGGGAACCTTGTCGCACTTTCCCATGCTCTCATCGATGCAGGGGCGGACTTATTTATAGGACATGGTCCTCATTTGCCTAGAGCATTCGAATTGTATAAAGGAAAACTGATCGCTTATTCTTTAGGAAACTTTTTGGGTTATAGAGTATTCTCTACAAAAGGATACGGAGGTTACTCTTTAGTTTTAGAAGCTGATCTGGACAAACAAGGGAATTTTATTAAGGGCAAGATCCATTCACTGCAGTTAAGCCAAAACGGTATTCCAGCTCCTGATCCGGATGCAAAAACTACTGAGCTGATCCAATCTTTGACTAAGTCGGATTTTCCAGGCAAAGGACCTAAGATCCAATCGGATGGAAGTTTCCATCCTTAA
- a CDS encoding class I SAM-dependent methyltransferase has product MQSIPCNTCSNSEFTPLFSKASPKGETFQIVECKKCKLVQVNPQPSLEEVSKYYEDSYFTQRTDRGYDNYYSEETKKEIARVFNLNLKDLGFFDWERLLGSEKSALDVGCAAGYFLDYLKSRNWKTKGLDIASGPVRFAKETLGLDVEQKDFLTWDLDGKEKFDLVTLWASIEHLHHPKETLQKILKHLKPGGRMILSTCRYGVLAKYLGPKWRYLNVPEHLYYYSLPGIISLGNELGYIPLGHISYGSGLTAKKGSGIFYKTSKKVADWAVKKFDQGDMMAVCFGVAR; this is encoded by the coding sequence ATGCAATCCATCCCTTGCAATACTTGTTCTAATTCAGAATTCACTCCACTCTTCTCCAAGGCAAGCCCCAAAGGAGAGACCTTCCAAATAGTAGAATGCAAAAAATGTAAACTTGTACAGGTCAATCCTCAACCCAGCTTGGAAGAAGTTTCCAAGTATTATGAAGATTCTTACTTCACCCAAAGAACAGACAGAGGCTACGATAATTACTATTCTGAAGAAACCAAAAAGGAGATCGCAAGAGTATTCAATCTGAATCTGAAAGATCTAGGTTTCTTCGATTGGGAAAGATTATTAGGTTCGGAAAAGTCAGCTTTAGATGTGGGCTGTGCCGCAGGTTATTTTTTGGATTATCTAAAGAGTAGAAATTGGAAAACCAAAGGATTGGATATAGCAAGCGGACCTGTTCGTTTTGCAAAAGAAACTTTAGGATTAGATGTGGAACAAAAAGACTTTCTAACCTGGGACCTCGATGGAAAAGAAAAATTCGACTTAGTCACTCTTTGGGCAAGTATAGAACATCTGCATCATCCGAAAGAAACACTTCAGAAAATCTTAAAACATTTGAAGCCAGGGGGAAGAATGATCCTTTCCACATGCAGATATGGAGTTCTTGCAAAATACCTGGGGCCTAAATGGAGATATCTAAACGTTCCGGAACATCTCTATTATTATAGTTTGCCAGGTATTATTTCTTTAGGAAACGAATTGGGTTATATTCCATTAGGACATATCTCTTACGGAAGTGGCCTCACCGCAAAAAAAGGATCAGGGATCTTTTATAAAACTTCTAAGAAGGTCGCAGATTGGGCAGTCAAAAAATTCGACCAAGGAGATATGATGGCGGTTTGTTTCGGAGTGGCTAGGTAA
- a CDS encoding LIC_13076 family protein, which yields MLPSRRYSNFCKIFTLIGITALLLQNCTLDKRIEFAGEDKLGLESGSKPCEELVHYNRWFALYGLWRIPGSRDIEIEKKEGKVYFAEHSVNGWQATLNVLTGFFSTIVFYKVTLTECDLGTRFVHKDQYEKFFEEEKTKAHAEFFSKTEKELEDALRKYLDKTSPAEHAGKNYSMIILRTGKTTEARVVGQDVDSIKLETDDSNGQKHEFTLLKKEVYKVIFATKIIKVKDTPPVKEPGKETGKEKH from the coding sequence ATGCTTCCAAGTAGACGATATTCGAATTTTTGCAAAATTTTTACCCTAATCGGTATAACCGCATTACTTCTCCAAAACTGTACTTTAGATAAAAGGATAGAATTCGCTGGAGAAGATAAACTAGGCCTGGAATCAGGAAGTAAACCTTGCGAGGAACTAGTACATTATAATCGTTGGTTCGCTCTTTACGGTCTTTGGCGTATCCCCGGTTCGAGGGATATAGAAATAGAAAAGAAAGAAGGTAAGGTCTACTTTGCAGAACATTCTGTGAACGGATGGCAGGCGACTCTGAATGTGCTTACCGGTTTTTTCAGCACTATAGTATTCTATAAAGTAACGCTTACCGAATGTGATCTGGGAACTAGATTCGTTCATAAAGACCAATACGAAAAATTCTTCGAGGAAGAAAAAACAAAGGCTCATGCTGAATTTTTCTCCAAAACCGAAAAGGAATTAGAAGATGCTCTACGTAAGTATCTGGATAAGACAAGCCCAGCGGAGCATGCGGGTAAAAATTACAGCATGATCATTCTCAGAACCGGCAAAACAACCGAAGCAAGAGTAGTAGGCCAAGACGTGGATTCCATCAAACTGGAGACAGACGATTCCAACGGACAAAAGCATGAGTTTACTCTTTTGAAAAAAGAAGTATATAAAGTGATCTTCGCAACTAAGATCATCAAGGTAAAAGATACTCCTCCAGTTAAAGAACCTGGGAAAGAGACAGGCAAAGAAAAACACTGA
- a CDS encoding DMT family transporter — MSQTSEKTKEHFSLGFSEETLGYLYALAGTVLFSSKGVIVKLVYKFGIDSVTVLALRMIFAIPFFAFVLYQETSKKSVTPISRKDYGIVVLLAFIGYYMASFFDFWGLEYLSASMERLVLFTFPALVLLLGFVFLKKKVHKIEIYSVALTYSGILLAFLPDAEAQGKSAWIGGTLVFLSALAYAIYLIGSGQMIPKLGSRKFTALLMIWSGVFVLIHFFSTKNYEILMHQPWQVYGYGFALGFLTTVVPAFLTTAGIQRIGSNKASIAGSVGPVFTLFLAAILLGEIITWENVVGTIIVLSGVFLLGRKKKVPE, encoded by the coding sequence ATGAGCCAAACTTCCGAAAAAACTAAAGAACACTTCTCTTTAGGATTCAGCGAAGAAACCTTGGGTTATCTATACGCTCTGGCAGGAACGGTATTATTCTCTTCTAAGGGAGTGATCGTAAAACTAGTTTATAAATTCGGAATAGACTCGGTCACTGTTTTGGCACTGAGAATGATATTTGCCATCCCGTTTTTCGCATTCGTTCTTTACCAAGAAACTTCTAAAAAATCAGTTACCCCAATCTCTCGGAAAGATTATGGGATAGTGGTTTTACTTGCATTCATCGGTTATTATATGGCCAGCTTTTTCGATTTTTGGGGATTAGAATATTTATCCGCCTCTATGGAACGATTGGTCCTATTTACATTCCCTGCACTTGTTCTTCTTTTAGGTTTTGTTTTTTTAAAGAAGAAGGTCCACAAGATAGAGATCTACTCCGTGGCTCTCACATACTCAGGCATCTTATTGGCATTTTTACCTGACGCAGAAGCACAAGGGAAATCCGCATGGATAGGAGGCACCCTTGTATTTTTATCCGCTCTAGCTTACGCAATTTATCTGATAGGAAGCGGACAGATGATCCCAAAACTTGGATCAAGAAAGTTCACAGCACTTCTAATGATCTGGTCAGGTGTATTTGTGCTCATTCATTTCTTCTCCACGAAAAATTATGAAATCCTAATGCACCAACCTTGGCAAGTATACGGCTACGGATTTGCATTGGGATTCTTGACAACAGTGGTGCCTGCATTCTTAACTACCGCAGGGATACAAAGAATAGGCTCCAATAAAGCATCTATCGCAGGAAGTGTCGGCCCAGTATTTACTTTATTTTTGGCGGCGATCCTTTTGGGAGAGATCATCACCTGGGAAAATGTAGTTGGAACGATTATCGTTCTTTCGGGAGTGTTTTTATTAGGAAGAAAGAAAAAGGTCCCAGAGTAA
- a CDS encoding GAF domain-containing SpoIIE family protein phosphatase, whose amino-acid sequence MELDFKSRLEEIEKVDGYFRRSPEGIWSYELDSPLDITLPIEEQCRLIYENARLTHCNDTMARIYGYHNAEEIKGVLLKDIVRPTNKMNMFGINEFIRSGYKIHDSESEETDLKGKRKYFLSSALGVVEKGLLLRAWGVLKDITSIRAAESRLKRTIALESLLTQLSRYFLSVEPGNTTEAVNHALGELGKFCGADRAFLFLYTHAGLTISNTNEWCADGIEHRIHLLQNLPIETFPKSDYETISNKGHIVYDSLDNVPSSHVSLRNLLERRGTRSLVVVGLSSRDEELGFIGFDSVKGHKLWTEEDIYILRLVGDLIVLAFDRQKRESDLNDFYERMNHDLELARLTQRSLVSREFPSSPFYKMDSYFRPFEKVGGDIITYIQHENGVLDILFGDVSGHGISSAMVSGMAVLSFRHHAKAGLSPAEGIQQFVTDLKPMVVEHHIAAVWARFFPLEKRLVYSYAGHPPIVLFRGEEKIELKGMNLPLLIFDSIEYFNESVKLQKDDRIVFYSDGMYEVFNAEGRILDLPGFQDILLQHRDLGNLDEYLDQVVSDVFRFSEGVFGDDMAMLVIDING is encoded by the coding sequence ATGGAATTGGATTTTAAGAGCCGACTCGAGGAAATCGAGAAGGTAGACGGTTATTTTCGTAGGTCCCCGGAAGGGATCTGGTCCTACGAGTTGGATTCTCCTTTAGACATCACTCTTCCTATAGAGGAGCAGTGTAGGCTGATCTATGAGAATGCAAGACTCACGCATTGCAACGATACTATGGCCAGGATCTACGGGTATCATAATGCAGAAGAGATCAAAGGTGTTCTTTTAAAGGACATCGTTCGTCCGACTAACAAGATGAATATGTTCGGCATTAACGAATTTATTCGTTCCGGTTATAAGATACACGACAGCGAATCTGAAGAAACAGATCTAAAAGGAAAACGTAAATACTTTCTAAGCTCAGCCTTAGGTGTGGTGGAGAAGGGACTTTTACTTCGGGCCTGGGGAGTGTTGAAGGACATAACCTCTATTCGTGCCGCCGAATCCAGGCTCAAGAGGACAATCGCATTAGAAAGTTTACTCACACAACTCTCCAGATACTTTTTAAGTGTAGAACCTGGAAACACAACTGAAGCAGTAAACCATGCTTTAGGGGAACTTGGAAAATTCTGCGGAGCGGATAGGGCATTTTTATTTTTATACACTCATGCAGGTCTGACAATCTCTAACACGAACGAATGGTGTGCGGACGGGATTGAACATAGGATACATCTGTTACAAAATCTTCCCATCGAAACATTCCCCAAATCGGATTACGAAACAATCAGCAATAAGGGACATATCGTTTATGATTCATTGGATAATGTTCCTTCTTCCCATGTTTCCTTAAGAAATCTTTTGGAAAGAAGAGGGACTCGTTCCTTAGTGGTGGTTGGCCTTTCTTCTCGTGACGAAGAGCTTGGTTTTATAGGATTCGATTCTGTAAAAGGCCATAAACTTTGGACGGAAGAAGATATTTATATCCTGAGACTAGTAGGCGACCTAATCGTTTTGGCATTTGATAGACAAAAAAGAGAATCCGATCTGAACGATTTTTATGAGAGAATGAATCATGATCTGGAATTGGCGCGTCTTACACAAAGATCCTTGGTTTCCAGAGAATTTCCTAGTTCACCTTTTTATAAAATGGATAGTTATTTCCGTCCTTTCGAAAAAGTGGGAGGAGATATCATAACGTATATCCAGCATGAGAACGGCGTGTTGGATATTTTATTTGGAGATGTTTCCGGTCATGGGATCTCTTCTGCCATGGTTTCCGGAATGGCGGTACTTTCGTTTAGGCATCATGCAAAGGCTGGTCTTTCTCCTGCGGAAGGTATCCAACAGTTTGTGACGGATCTAAAACCTATGGTGGTCGAACATCATATCGCTGCAGTATGGGCCAGATTTTTTCCATTGGAGAAGAGGTTGGTCTATTCTTATGCTGGACATCCTCCTATCGTATTGTTTAGGGGAGAAGAGAAGATCGAGCTGAAAGGTATGAATCTTCCTCTTCTTATCTTTGATTCGATAGAATATTTTAATGAATCAGTTAAATTGCAAAAAGATGATAGGATTGTATTCTATTCGGACGGGATGTACGAAGTTTTCAATGCGGAGGGTAGAATATTGGACCTTCCTGGTTTCCAGGACATTCTACTCCAACATAGAGACCTAGGAAATTTGGATGAGTATTTGGACCAGGTTGTCTCCGACGTATTCCGATTTTCGGAAGGTGTATTCGGAGACGATATGGCAATGCTTGTCATAGATATTAACGGATGA